From Streptosporangium album, the proteins below share one genomic window:
- a CDS encoding glycoside hydrolase family 16 protein, producing the protein MISRSHVRLAVLSMVVTLTVGTLSAAQGEVTSGTAGAAPCSPSADLTGSVDSTGSPDPAEPSGPSGEPSAAGTHGWGTPVWCAEFDDYLDPADWVVYDSPGHDNKGRRSPDQLFIGKGSLYLYGRADGTTAGLGARHSRTYGRWETRVRMYEGADSYHPIALLWPDSGGGGVQSTTGEEIDFLGVMDRPGKWRANFYLQTPEGEEQSYSEVDMTDWHTYAVENSPSGVVGYLDGQEWFRSSRSVRNTMSPCLQLDWFPGHGSPGEAWMEVDWLRIYPLGSGDAG; encoded by the coding sequence ATGATCTCTCGATCGCACGTACGGCTGGCCGTACTGAGCATGGTGGTCACGCTGACGGTGGGCACCCTCAGCGCCGCGCAGGGTGAGGTGACCTCCGGCACCGCCGGAGCGGCTCCCTGCTCTCCCTCCGCCGATCTCACGGGCTCCGTCGACTCCACCGGCTCACCCGACCCGGCCGAGCCGAGCGGACCGTCCGGTGAGCCCAGCGCCGCCGGCACCCACGGCTGGGGAACGCCGGTCTGGTGTGCGGAGTTCGACGACTACCTCGACCCGGCCGACTGGGTGGTCTACGACTCGCCCGGGCACGACAACAAGGGCCGGCGCTCTCCCGACCAGCTTTTCATCGGGAAGGGGTCGCTCTACCTGTACGGCCGCGCCGACGGCACCACGGCCGGGCTGGGCGCCCGCCACAGCCGGACGTACGGACGCTGGGAGACCCGTGTCCGCATGTACGAGGGAGCGGATTCCTACCATCCCATCGCCCTGCTGTGGCCGGACAGTGGCGGCGGGGGCGTGCAGAGCACCACCGGTGAGGAGATCGACTTCCTCGGAGTCATGGACCGGCCGGGCAAGTGGCGGGCGAACTTCTACCTGCAGACCCCCGAGGGGGAGGAGCAGTCCTACTCCGAGGTGGACATGACCGACTGGCACACCTACGCGGTGGAGAACAGCCCCAGCGGGGTGGTCGGCTACCTCGACGGGCAGGAATGGTTCCGCTCGTCCAGGTCGGTCCGGAACACGATGTCGCCCTGCCTGCAACTGGACTGGTTCCCCGGTCACGGCAGCCCGGGAGAGGCCTGGATGGAGGTCGACTGGCTCCGCATCTACCCGCTGGGCTCAGGCGACGCGGGATGA